Proteins from a single region of Syngnathus scovelli strain Florida chromosome 7, RoL_Ssco_1.2, whole genome shotgun sequence:
- the dlc gene encoding delta-like protein C isoform X2, translating into MASTTESSGVFELKIESLTRTGTGTSAPLCRTPSRVCHLFFRVCLKHAQDVIDPKPPCTYGTALTEILATDPGSIGGSDPLRVPFHFKWPGTFSLILEAWTAESSELDSAENQNNLISRLATRRQLRVGEDWLQDVHFGERGSRVHYAYRAVCDQHYHGDACASFCRPRNDTFGHYTCQRDGQRQCLDGWAGQYCARPICASGCSAEHGFCETPGECACRQGWQGERCDQCTCHPGCQHGTCRQPWQCDCKEGWGGLYCDQDLNYCTNHKPCRNGASCTNTGQGSYTCACRQGFSGNNCEIKNDLCDSAPCRNGGSCKNLSDGYVCVCPRGFSGPDCGTGGVLTCADEPCFNGGVCQAATSGGGGSYTCRCPPGYAGSNCEMKANRCSSNPCANGGECVDSGSDQAGAVACRCRAGFAGPRCQTNVDDCASNPCRNAGTCTDGVADFTCTCALGFGGKDCSLRSSPCDRFPCLNGGRCFAHFSGPVCQCPPGFMGARCEDAVWPAGLPPPSEDAFPAALAAACALAAVTLSLLAAGAVFVSRQLRRGRELAAASASVKNNLEAVNNRLVAEDRGHVKVSNKDVVLSGDGARRGTVFKNKMATDYNQAVEQISNKLDRVEREEAAATLLAEVRYQPILALPEQMEHCVFATEVHTQKLGVWEEEGTEGAHSLARKSAPVCTQQASLQLKQETTWRPSKTQTHL; encoded by the exons ATGGCGTCCACT ACGGAGTCGTCCGGCGTGTTCGAACTGAAGATCGAGTCGCTGACGCGCACGGGCACGGGCACGAGCGCGCCGCTGTGCCGAACGCCGTCGCGCGTGTGCCACCTCTTCTTTCGGGTGTGCCTCAAGCATGCACAGGACGTCATCGACCCCAAGCCGCCCTGCACGTACGGGACCGCGCTCACCGAGATCCTGGCCACTGACCCGGGCTCCATCGGCGGGAGCGATCCCCTTCGGGTGCCCTTCCACTTCAAGTGGCCT GGAACTTTCTCTTTGATCTTGGAGGCCTGGACTGCCGAGTCTTCCGAACTCGACTCCGCAG AGAACCAGAACAACCTGATCAGCCGCCTGGCGACAAGACGGCAGCTGCGTGTAGGCGAGGATTGGTTACAGGACGTCCACTTTGGCGAGCGCGGCAGCCGCGTGCATTACGCGTACCGCGCCGTGTGCGACCAGCACTATCACGGCGACGCCTGCGCCTCCTTCTGCCGGCCCCGAAATGACACCTTTGGACACTACACCTGCCAGCGCGACGGCCAGCGCCAGTGCCTGGACGGCTGGGCGGGCCAGTACTGCGCTCGGC CCATCTGCGCTTCCGGCTGCAGCGCCGAGCACGGCTTCTGCGAGACCCCCGGCGAGTGCGCGTGTCGTCAGGGCTGGCAGGGCGAGCGCTGCGACCAGTGCACGTGCCACCCCGGATGCCAGCACGGGACCTGCCGGCAGCCATGGCAGTGCGACTGCAAAGAGGGCTGGGGCGGACTCTACTGCGACCAGG ACCTCAACTACTGCACCAACCACAAGCCGTGCCGCAACGGCGCCTCGTGCACCAACACCGGGCAGGGCAGCTACACCTGCGCCTGCAGGCAAGGATTCAGCGGGAACAACTGCGAGATCAAGAACGACCTGTGCGACAGCGCCCCCTGCAGGAACGGAGGCAGCTGCAAG AATTTGTCGGACGGctacgtgtgcgtgtgtcctCGGGGCTTCTCCGGCCCCGATTGCGGCACCGGCGGCGTCCTGACGTGCGCCGACGAGCCGTGCTTCAACGGCGGCGTGTGCCAGGCGGCCACGTCGGGAGGCGGTGGCAGCTACACCTGCCGCTGCCCGCCGGGCTACGCCGGCTCCAACTGTGAGATGAAGGCCAACCGCTGCAGCAGCAACCCCTGCGCTAACG GCGGCGAGTGCGTGGACTCGGGCTCCGACCAGGCGGGCGCGGTGGCGTGCCGCTGTCGCGCAGGTTTCGCTGGCCCCCGCTGCCAGACCAACGTGGACGACTGCGCCAGCAACCCTTGCCGCAACGCGGGAACCTGCACCGACGGCGTGGCCGACTTCACGTGCACGTGCGCGCTGGGCTTTGGCGGCAAGGACTGCTCCTTGCGCTCCAGCCCCTGCGACCGCTTCCCGTGCCTCAACGGCGGCCGCTGCTTTGCCCACTTCTCGGGCCCCGTGTGCCAGTGTCCGCCGGGATTCATGGGGGCGCGCTGCGAGGACGCGGTCTGGCCCGCCGGGCTGCCGCCGCCTTCCGAGGACGCGTTCCCTGCCGCGCTGGCCGCCGCCTGCGCCCTGGCTGCCGTGACGCTGAGCCTCCTGGCGGCGGGCGCCGTCTTTGTCTCGCGCCAGCTGCGGCGCGGCAGGGAGCTGGCGGCCGCCTCGGCGTCGGTCAAGAACAACCTGGAGGCCGTGAACAACCGATTGGTGGCCGAGGACAGGGGACACGTCAAAGTGTCCAATAAGGACGTGGTGCTGAGCGGGGACGGAGCCAGGCGCGGTACTgtcttcaaaaacaaaatggccactGACTACAACCAGGCCGTGGAGCAAATCAGCAACAAGTTGGACAG aGTGGAGcgcgaggaggcggcggcgactTTGCTGGCAGAAGTGCGCTACCAGCCCATCCTGGCCCTGCCCGAGCAGATGGAACACTGCGTCTTTGCCACCGAGGTACACACACAAAAGCTGGGCGTTTGGGAGGAGGAAGGAACGGAGGGCgcccactcactcgctcgcaagTCAGCACCCGTGTGCACTCAACAGGCTTCTCTCCAACTCAAACAGGAAACAACGTGGCGGCCCAGCAAGACACAAACTCACCTCTGA
- the dlc gene encoding delta-like protein C isoform X1, translating to MQLGGAMARCLLAALLVILMRALTTESSGVFELKIESLTRTGTGTSAPLCRTPSRVCHLFFRVCLKHAQDVIDPKPPCTYGTALTEILATDPGSIGGSDPLRVPFHFKWPGTFSLILEAWTAESSELDSAENQNNLISRLATRRQLRVGEDWLQDVHFGERGSRVHYAYRAVCDQHYHGDACASFCRPRNDTFGHYTCQRDGQRQCLDGWAGQYCARPICASGCSAEHGFCETPGECACRQGWQGERCDQCTCHPGCQHGTCRQPWQCDCKEGWGGLYCDQDLNYCTNHKPCRNGASCTNTGQGSYTCACRQGFSGNNCEIKNDLCDSAPCRNGGSCKNLSDGYVCVCPRGFSGPDCGTGGVLTCADEPCFNGGVCQAATSGGGGSYTCRCPPGYAGSNCEMKANRCSSNPCANGGECVDSGSDQAGAVACRCRAGFAGPRCQTNVDDCASNPCRNAGTCTDGVADFTCTCALGFGGKDCSLRSSPCDRFPCLNGGRCFAHFSGPVCQCPPGFMGARCEDAVWPAGLPPPSEDAFPAALAAACALAAVTLSLLAAGAVFVSRQLRRGRELAAASASVKNNLEAVNNRLVAEDRGHVKVSNKDVVLSGDGARRGTVFKNKMATDYNQAVEQISNKLDRVEREEAAATLLAEVRYQPILALPEQMEHCVFATEVHTQKLGVWEEEGTEGAHSLARKSAPVCTQQASLQLKQETTWRPSKTQTHL from the exons ATGCAGCTCGGAGGCGCCATGGCGCGCTGCCTGCTGGCCGCTCTGCTCGTCATCCTAATGCGAGCGCTCACC ACGGAGTCGTCCGGCGTGTTCGAACTGAAGATCGAGTCGCTGACGCGCACGGGCACGGGCACGAGCGCGCCGCTGTGCCGAACGCCGTCGCGCGTGTGCCACCTCTTCTTTCGGGTGTGCCTCAAGCATGCACAGGACGTCATCGACCCCAAGCCGCCCTGCACGTACGGGACCGCGCTCACCGAGATCCTGGCCACTGACCCGGGCTCCATCGGCGGGAGCGATCCCCTTCGGGTGCCCTTCCACTTCAAGTGGCCT GGAACTTTCTCTTTGATCTTGGAGGCCTGGACTGCCGAGTCTTCCGAACTCGACTCCGCAG AGAACCAGAACAACCTGATCAGCCGCCTGGCGACAAGACGGCAGCTGCGTGTAGGCGAGGATTGGTTACAGGACGTCCACTTTGGCGAGCGCGGCAGCCGCGTGCATTACGCGTACCGCGCCGTGTGCGACCAGCACTATCACGGCGACGCCTGCGCCTCCTTCTGCCGGCCCCGAAATGACACCTTTGGACACTACACCTGCCAGCGCGACGGCCAGCGCCAGTGCCTGGACGGCTGGGCGGGCCAGTACTGCGCTCGGC CCATCTGCGCTTCCGGCTGCAGCGCCGAGCACGGCTTCTGCGAGACCCCCGGCGAGTGCGCGTGTCGTCAGGGCTGGCAGGGCGAGCGCTGCGACCAGTGCACGTGCCACCCCGGATGCCAGCACGGGACCTGCCGGCAGCCATGGCAGTGCGACTGCAAAGAGGGCTGGGGCGGACTCTACTGCGACCAGG ACCTCAACTACTGCACCAACCACAAGCCGTGCCGCAACGGCGCCTCGTGCACCAACACCGGGCAGGGCAGCTACACCTGCGCCTGCAGGCAAGGATTCAGCGGGAACAACTGCGAGATCAAGAACGACCTGTGCGACAGCGCCCCCTGCAGGAACGGAGGCAGCTGCAAG AATTTGTCGGACGGctacgtgtgcgtgtgtcctCGGGGCTTCTCCGGCCCCGATTGCGGCACCGGCGGCGTCCTGACGTGCGCCGACGAGCCGTGCTTCAACGGCGGCGTGTGCCAGGCGGCCACGTCGGGAGGCGGTGGCAGCTACACCTGCCGCTGCCCGCCGGGCTACGCCGGCTCCAACTGTGAGATGAAGGCCAACCGCTGCAGCAGCAACCCCTGCGCTAACG GCGGCGAGTGCGTGGACTCGGGCTCCGACCAGGCGGGCGCGGTGGCGTGCCGCTGTCGCGCAGGTTTCGCTGGCCCCCGCTGCCAGACCAACGTGGACGACTGCGCCAGCAACCCTTGCCGCAACGCGGGAACCTGCACCGACGGCGTGGCCGACTTCACGTGCACGTGCGCGCTGGGCTTTGGCGGCAAGGACTGCTCCTTGCGCTCCAGCCCCTGCGACCGCTTCCCGTGCCTCAACGGCGGCCGCTGCTTTGCCCACTTCTCGGGCCCCGTGTGCCAGTGTCCGCCGGGATTCATGGGGGCGCGCTGCGAGGACGCGGTCTGGCCCGCCGGGCTGCCGCCGCCTTCCGAGGACGCGTTCCCTGCCGCGCTGGCCGCCGCCTGCGCCCTGGCTGCCGTGACGCTGAGCCTCCTGGCGGCGGGCGCCGTCTTTGTCTCGCGCCAGCTGCGGCGCGGCAGGGAGCTGGCGGCCGCCTCGGCGTCGGTCAAGAACAACCTGGAGGCCGTGAACAACCGATTGGTGGCCGAGGACAGGGGACACGTCAAAGTGTCCAATAAGGACGTGGTGCTGAGCGGGGACGGAGCCAGGCGCGGTACTgtcttcaaaaacaaaatggccactGACTACAACCAGGCCGTGGAGCAAATCAGCAACAAGTTGGACAG aGTGGAGcgcgaggaggcggcggcgactTTGCTGGCAGAAGTGCGCTACCAGCCCATCCTGGCCCTGCCCGAGCAGATGGAACACTGCGTCTTTGCCACCGAGGTACACACACAAAAGCTGGGCGTTTGGGAGGAGGAAGGAACGGAGGGCgcccactcactcgctcgcaagTCAGCACCCGTGTGCACTCAACAGGCTTCTCTCCAACTCAAACAGGAAACAACGTGGCGGCCCAGCAAGACACAAACTCACCTCTGA
- the dlc gene encoding delta-like protein C isoform X4, which produces MQLGGAMARCLLAALLVILMRALTTESSGVFELKIESLTRTGTGTSAPLCRTPSRVCHLFFRVCLKHAQDVIDPKPPCTYGTALTEILATDPGSIGGSDPLRVPFHFKWPGTFSLILEAWTAESSELDSAENQNNLISRLATRRQLRVGEDWLQDVHFGERGSRVHYAYRAVCDQHYHGDACASFCRPRNDTFGHYTCQRDGQRQCLDGWAGQYCARPICASGCSAEHGFCETPGECACRQGWQGERCDQCTCHPGCQHGTCRQPWQCDCKEGWGGLYCDQDLNYCTNHKPCRNGASCTNTGQGSYTCACRQGFSGNNCEIKNDLCDSAPCRNGGSCKNLSDGYVCVCPRGFSGPDCGTGGVLTCADEPCFNGGVCQAATSGGGGSYTCRCPPGYAGSNCEMKANRCSSNPCANGGECVDSGSDQAGAVACRCRAGFAGPRCQTNVDDCASNPCRNAGTCTDGVADFTCTCALGFGGKDCSLRSSPCDRFPCLNGGRCFAHFSGPVCQCPPGFMGARCEDAVWPAGLPPPSEDAFPAALAAACALAAVTLSLLAAGAVFVSRQLRRGRELAAASASVKNNLEAVNNRLVAEDRGHVKVSNKDVVLSGDGARRGTVFKNKMATDYNQAVEQISNKLDRVEREEAAATLLAEVRYQPILALPEQMEHCVFATEV; this is translated from the exons ATGCAGCTCGGAGGCGCCATGGCGCGCTGCCTGCTGGCCGCTCTGCTCGTCATCCTAATGCGAGCGCTCACC ACGGAGTCGTCCGGCGTGTTCGAACTGAAGATCGAGTCGCTGACGCGCACGGGCACGGGCACGAGCGCGCCGCTGTGCCGAACGCCGTCGCGCGTGTGCCACCTCTTCTTTCGGGTGTGCCTCAAGCATGCACAGGACGTCATCGACCCCAAGCCGCCCTGCACGTACGGGACCGCGCTCACCGAGATCCTGGCCACTGACCCGGGCTCCATCGGCGGGAGCGATCCCCTTCGGGTGCCCTTCCACTTCAAGTGGCCT GGAACTTTCTCTTTGATCTTGGAGGCCTGGACTGCCGAGTCTTCCGAACTCGACTCCGCAG AGAACCAGAACAACCTGATCAGCCGCCTGGCGACAAGACGGCAGCTGCGTGTAGGCGAGGATTGGTTACAGGACGTCCACTTTGGCGAGCGCGGCAGCCGCGTGCATTACGCGTACCGCGCCGTGTGCGACCAGCACTATCACGGCGACGCCTGCGCCTCCTTCTGCCGGCCCCGAAATGACACCTTTGGACACTACACCTGCCAGCGCGACGGCCAGCGCCAGTGCCTGGACGGCTGGGCGGGCCAGTACTGCGCTCGGC CCATCTGCGCTTCCGGCTGCAGCGCCGAGCACGGCTTCTGCGAGACCCCCGGCGAGTGCGCGTGTCGTCAGGGCTGGCAGGGCGAGCGCTGCGACCAGTGCACGTGCCACCCCGGATGCCAGCACGGGACCTGCCGGCAGCCATGGCAGTGCGACTGCAAAGAGGGCTGGGGCGGACTCTACTGCGACCAGG ACCTCAACTACTGCACCAACCACAAGCCGTGCCGCAACGGCGCCTCGTGCACCAACACCGGGCAGGGCAGCTACACCTGCGCCTGCAGGCAAGGATTCAGCGGGAACAACTGCGAGATCAAGAACGACCTGTGCGACAGCGCCCCCTGCAGGAACGGAGGCAGCTGCAAG AATTTGTCGGACGGctacgtgtgcgtgtgtcctCGGGGCTTCTCCGGCCCCGATTGCGGCACCGGCGGCGTCCTGACGTGCGCCGACGAGCCGTGCTTCAACGGCGGCGTGTGCCAGGCGGCCACGTCGGGAGGCGGTGGCAGCTACACCTGCCGCTGCCCGCCGGGCTACGCCGGCTCCAACTGTGAGATGAAGGCCAACCGCTGCAGCAGCAACCCCTGCGCTAACG GCGGCGAGTGCGTGGACTCGGGCTCCGACCAGGCGGGCGCGGTGGCGTGCCGCTGTCGCGCAGGTTTCGCTGGCCCCCGCTGCCAGACCAACGTGGACGACTGCGCCAGCAACCCTTGCCGCAACGCGGGAACCTGCACCGACGGCGTGGCCGACTTCACGTGCACGTGCGCGCTGGGCTTTGGCGGCAAGGACTGCTCCTTGCGCTCCAGCCCCTGCGACCGCTTCCCGTGCCTCAACGGCGGCCGCTGCTTTGCCCACTTCTCGGGCCCCGTGTGCCAGTGTCCGCCGGGATTCATGGGGGCGCGCTGCGAGGACGCGGTCTGGCCCGCCGGGCTGCCGCCGCCTTCCGAGGACGCGTTCCCTGCCGCGCTGGCCGCCGCCTGCGCCCTGGCTGCCGTGACGCTGAGCCTCCTGGCGGCGGGCGCCGTCTTTGTCTCGCGCCAGCTGCGGCGCGGCAGGGAGCTGGCGGCCGCCTCGGCGTCGGTCAAGAACAACCTGGAGGCCGTGAACAACCGATTGGTGGCCGAGGACAGGGGACACGTCAAAGTGTCCAATAAGGACGTGGTGCTGAGCGGGGACGGAGCCAGGCGCGGTACTgtcttcaaaaacaaaatggccactGACTACAACCAGGCCGTGGAGCAAATCAGCAACAAGTTGGACAG aGTGGAGcgcgaggaggcggcggcgactTTGCTGGCAGAAGTGCGCTACCAGCCCATCCTGGCCCTGCCCGAGCAGATGGAACACTGCGTCTTTGCCACCGAG GTTTGA
- the dlc gene encoding delta-like protein C isoform X3 yields MTESSGVFELKIESLTRTGTGTSAPLCRTPSRVCHLFFRVCLKHAQDVIDPKPPCTYGTALTEILATDPGSIGGSDPLRVPFHFKWPGTFSLILEAWTAESSELDSAENQNNLISRLATRRQLRVGEDWLQDVHFGERGSRVHYAYRAVCDQHYHGDACASFCRPRNDTFGHYTCQRDGQRQCLDGWAGQYCARPICASGCSAEHGFCETPGECACRQGWQGERCDQCTCHPGCQHGTCRQPWQCDCKEGWGGLYCDQDLNYCTNHKPCRNGASCTNTGQGSYTCACRQGFSGNNCEIKNDLCDSAPCRNGGSCKNLSDGYVCVCPRGFSGPDCGTGGVLTCADEPCFNGGVCQAATSGGGGSYTCRCPPGYAGSNCEMKANRCSSNPCANGGECVDSGSDQAGAVACRCRAGFAGPRCQTNVDDCASNPCRNAGTCTDGVADFTCTCALGFGGKDCSLRSSPCDRFPCLNGGRCFAHFSGPVCQCPPGFMGARCEDAVWPAGLPPPSEDAFPAALAAACALAAVTLSLLAAGAVFVSRQLRRGRELAAASASVKNNLEAVNNRLVAEDRGHVKVSNKDVVLSGDGARRGTVFKNKMATDYNQAVEQISNKLDRVEREEAAATLLAEVRYQPILALPEQMEHCVFATEVHTQKLGVWEEEGTEGAHSLARKSAPVCTQQASLQLKQETTWRPSKTQTHL; encoded by the exons ATG ACGGAGTCGTCCGGCGTGTTCGAACTGAAGATCGAGTCGCTGACGCGCACGGGCACGGGCACGAGCGCGCCGCTGTGCCGAACGCCGTCGCGCGTGTGCCACCTCTTCTTTCGGGTGTGCCTCAAGCATGCACAGGACGTCATCGACCCCAAGCCGCCCTGCACGTACGGGACCGCGCTCACCGAGATCCTGGCCACTGACCCGGGCTCCATCGGCGGGAGCGATCCCCTTCGGGTGCCCTTCCACTTCAAGTGGCCT GGAACTTTCTCTTTGATCTTGGAGGCCTGGACTGCCGAGTCTTCCGAACTCGACTCCGCAG AGAACCAGAACAACCTGATCAGCCGCCTGGCGACAAGACGGCAGCTGCGTGTAGGCGAGGATTGGTTACAGGACGTCCACTTTGGCGAGCGCGGCAGCCGCGTGCATTACGCGTACCGCGCCGTGTGCGACCAGCACTATCACGGCGACGCCTGCGCCTCCTTCTGCCGGCCCCGAAATGACACCTTTGGACACTACACCTGCCAGCGCGACGGCCAGCGCCAGTGCCTGGACGGCTGGGCGGGCCAGTACTGCGCTCGGC CCATCTGCGCTTCCGGCTGCAGCGCCGAGCACGGCTTCTGCGAGACCCCCGGCGAGTGCGCGTGTCGTCAGGGCTGGCAGGGCGAGCGCTGCGACCAGTGCACGTGCCACCCCGGATGCCAGCACGGGACCTGCCGGCAGCCATGGCAGTGCGACTGCAAAGAGGGCTGGGGCGGACTCTACTGCGACCAGG ACCTCAACTACTGCACCAACCACAAGCCGTGCCGCAACGGCGCCTCGTGCACCAACACCGGGCAGGGCAGCTACACCTGCGCCTGCAGGCAAGGATTCAGCGGGAACAACTGCGAGATCAAGAACGACCTGTGCGACAGCGCCCCCTGCAGGAACGGAGGCAGCTGCAAG AATTTGTCGGACGGctacgtgtgcgtgtgtcctCGGGGCTTCTCCGGCCCCGATTGCGGCACCGGCGGCGTCCTGACGTGCGCCGACGAGCCGTGCTTCAACGGCGGCGTGTGCCAGGCGGCCACGTCGGGAGGCGGTGGCAGCTACACCTGCCGCTGCCCGCCGGGCTACGCCGGCTCCAACTGTGAGATGAAGGCCAACCGCTGCAGCAGCAACCCCTGCGCTAACG GCGGCGAGTGCGTGGACTCGGGCTCCGACCAGGCGGGCGCGGTGGCGTGCCGCTGTCGCGCAGGTTTCGCTGGCCCCCGCTGCCAGACCAACGTGGACGACTGCGCCAGCAACCCTTGCCGCAACGCGGGAACCTGCACCGACGGCGTGGCCGACTTCACGTGCACGTGCGCGCTGGGCTTTGGCGGCAAGGACTGCTCCTTGCGCTCCAGCCCCTGCGACCGCTTCCCGTGCCTCAACGGCGGCCGCTGCTTTGCCCACTTCTCGGGCCCCGTGTGCCAGTGTCCGCCGGGATTCATGGGGGCGCGCTGCGAGGACGCGGTCTGGCCCGCCGGGCTGCCGCCGCCTTCCGAGGACGCGTTCCCTGCCGCGCTGGCCGCCGCCTGCGCCCTGGCTGCCGTGACGCTGAGCCTCCTGGCGGCGGGCGCCGTCTTTGTCTCGCGCCAGCTGCGGCGCGGCAGGGAGCTGGCGGCCGCCTCGGCGTCGGTCAAGAACAACCTGGAGGCCGTGAACAACCGATTGGTGGCCGAGGACAGGGGACACGTCAAAGTGTCCAATAAGGACGTGGTGCTGAGCGGGGACGGAGCCAGGCGCGGTACTgtcttcaaaaacaaaatggccactGACTACAACCAGGCCGTGGAGCAAATCAGCAACAAGTTGGACAG aGTGGAGcgcgaggaggcggcggcgactTTGCTGGCAGAAGTGCGCTACCAGCCCATCCTGGCCCTGCCCGAGCAGATGGAACACTGCGTCTTTGCCACCGAGGTACACACACAAAAGCTGGGCGTTTGGGAGGAGGAAGGAACGGAGGGCgcccactcactcgctcgcaagTCAGCACCCGTGTGCACTCAACAGGCTTCTCTCCAACTCAAACAGGAAACAACGTGGCGGCCCAGCAAGACACAAACTCACCTCTGA
- the rnaset2l gene encoding ribonuclease T2-like isoform X1, whose protein sequence is MLRWLLPLLACVRIAALPQDEGTAYDGDPYHGAAGNEMSCKWTCVVFTLQWPAAFCQSLDNASLCTIPEHVDTWTIHGLWPMKVQQCCRCWPMFFSDVQVRPLVSMFECKLGHDRRFPQELHDALQEWWPSLLKSRSSFNFWRDEWEKHGTCAACVEGLNSPLRYFQTCLKLRGRFDLRKALEDAGIKPSCDRPYKLSEVQDVLAPLLGHACEIECVQDDKGREVWFQVKIRLSRNLTVGCEHAAAAADVTPISQGHPCPAQGTFYLLPIDRRRPSRPCD, encoded by the exons ATGTTGCGCTGGCTGCTGCCCCTGCTGGCCTGCGTGAGGATAGCAGCGCTGCCGCAAGATGAGGGGACCGCCTACGATGGCGACCCATACCATGGAGCGGCTGGCAATGAGATGTCTTGCAAGTGGACGTGCGTGGTCTTCACGCTGCAGTGGCCGGCGGCCTTCTGCCAG TCGTTGGACAACGCTTCTCTCTGCACCATTCCCGAGCACGTCGACACCTGGACCATCCACGGCTTGTG GCCCATGAAGGTGCAACAATGCTGCAGGTGTTGGCCCATGTTCTTCTCCGACGTGCAGGTAAGGCCATTGGTTTCAATGTTTGAGTGCAAGCTTGGCCATGACCGGCGCTTCCCTCAGGAGCTGCACGACGCGCTGCAAGAGTGGTGGCCGTCCTTGTTGAAAAGTCGATCCAGCTTCAATTTCTG GAGGGACGAGTGGGAGAAACACGGCACGTGCGCAGCGTGCGTGGAAGGCCTCAACTCTCCGCTCAGATACTTCCAGACGTGTCTGAAGCTCCGAGGCCGCTTCGACCTCCGCAA AGCCCTGGAGGACGCCGGGATCAAGCCATCCTGCGATCGACCTTACAAG CTGTCTGAGGTGCAGGACGTGCTGGCTCCTCTGCTCGGCCACGCGTGTGAGATTGAGTGCGTCCAAGACGACAAG GGGCGCGAGGTTTGGTTCCAGGTTAAGATCCGCCTGTCTCGCAACCTGACCGTCGGCTGCGAgcacgccgctgccgccgcagaCGTGACCCCCATCTCTCAAGGTCACCCCTGCCCGGCCCAGGGGACCTTCTACTTGCTGCCCATCGACCGGCGGCGCCCGTCGCGGCCCTGCGACTGA
- the rnaset2l gene encoding ribonuclease T2-like isoform X2 translates to MLRWLLPLLACVRIAALPQDEGTAYDGDPYHGAAGNEMSCKWTCVVFTLQWPAAFCQSLDNASLCTIPEHVDTWTIHGLWPMKVQQCCRCWPMFFSDVQELHDALQEWWPSLLKSRSSFNFWRDEWEKHGTCAACVEGLNSPLRYFQTCLKLRGRFDLRKALEDAGIKPSCDRPYKLSEVQDVLAPLLGHACEIECVQDDKGREVWFQVKIRLSRNLTVGCEHAAAAADVTPISQGHPCPAQGTFYLLPIDRRRPSRPCD, encoded by the exons ATGTTGCGCTGGCTGCTGCCCCTGCTGGCCTGCGTGAGGATAGCAGCGCTGCCGCAAGATGAGGGGACCGCCTACGATGGCGACCCATACCATGGAGCGGCTGGCAATGAGATGTCTTGCAAGTGGACGTGCGTGGTCTTCACGCTGCAGTGGCCGGCGGCCTTCTGCCAG TCGTTGGACAACGCTTCTCTCTGCACCATTCCCGAGCACGTCGACACCTGGACCATCCACGGCTTGTG GCCCATGAAGGTGCAACAATGCTGCAGGTGTTGGCCCATGTTCTTCTCCGACGTGCAG GAGCTGCACGACGCGCTGCAAGAGTGGTGGCCGTCCTTGTTGAAAAGTCGATCCAGCTTCAATTTCTG GAGGGACGAGTGGGAGAAACACGGCACGTGCGCAGCGTGCGTGGAAGGCCTCAACTCTCCGCTCAGATACTTCCAGACGTGTCTGAAGCTCCGAGGCCGCTTCGACCTCCGCAA AGCCCTGGAGGACGCCGGGATCAAGCCATCCTGCGATCGACCTTACAAG CTGTCTGAGGTGCAGGACGTGCTGGCTCCTCTGCTCGGCCACGCGTGTGAGATTGAGTGCGTCCAAGACGACAAG GGGCGCGAGGTTTGGTTCCAGGTTAAGATCCGCCTGTCTCGCAACCTGACCGTCGGCTGCGAgcacgccgctgccgccgcagaCGTGACCCCCATCTCTCAAGGTCACCCCTGCCCGGCCCAGGGGACCTTCTACTTGCTGCCCATCGACCGGCGGCGCCCGTCGCGGCCCTGCGACTGA